The sequence TTGATGGTATGAAATTTAATGTGAAATTTGGATCAAAAGGTGATAAAATCTCAAAATTGAATGAACACCCaccaatatttgaaatttgaaaTGAATCTCTAACCAAATGAAATACAACAATCTTTGGTTGATGTTTATGAATTATACCACTATTGGCAACTAATTGGTTATATGCCATTGATGGTGCtgatgttgataataatggatTTGTTCTCTTTAAAACtcctccaccaccaccaccaccatctttattttgaattaattgtaatttattttgttgtatTCCTGGTAATggtttaatatttgtatttgtatttgtagttgttggtgctgttgttgtagttgtcgtagttgttgtagttgtagtattCATTGATGTTATATTAACCATACCATTAGGACCAACCATACCAACACttgttgaaattaatggtaaTCTTGTTATAGCAGAATTATAAAAAGGTGAATCAGTTCCACTACCATTATCACTTGTACTAATATTtcttggtggtgttggtaaaGGTTTCTTACTTAAAATAATTGGTGGTTTTGTTGGTGAACTTGATAAAGGAGAAACTGATGGTGATACAGTAGTTGGAGaaactgatgatgatgatgattgtgaattattatcaccaccaccgcctttattattatttttatcttcacCACTGCCAAcaccattaattttatcattgtttttattatttattttattagcAGAATTTGCTatattactaccactaccaccacctccaatattattttgttgttgaattttctttaattttttatttaattcttctttttgttgttgaagtaaaattaaatgttgatgatgaatctCTTGTAAATTAACGGGTGATTCAGAATCAATGTATGATAATGCAGGTAATGTTAAATTAtcatgataaaaataaaatcttttcttTGATAGATgaactttaattaaatcatttaaagacTCTGTTGCAATGGttctatttaataatgatggaaATGTTGGAATTGATCCTTTTCTATTACTAAATACTAAATCTTTAACTTTTTCCAATTGATGATTTGCTCTCTTTAATTTACTATCTTGTGAATTATCACTACTAATTgctaattttatcatttcaatccattttgatttatcaaatacaGTTTGTGctgatattaaataaattctaGTTGAATTTGGATataatttactattattattattattattattattattattattattattattattattattattattattattattattattattattattattattattattattattattattattattattattattattattattattattattattattattattaactgaATCAGATGATGATCTTAATAttggttgattttgttgttgttgtataaTTGATTGATTCTCTGATATATAATTTGGATTAACTGCAAAACAATGTCTACGATTTCTATGATCaacttcttttaattctgtttttttagttaaataaattacaCCTCTTGGCTTTGTATATTCCCaattaattggtgataaATAATATGATAATGTTCctctttttaaaacaaacCACCTAATTTTCCctattaaatttttgaaaaaaaaaaaaaataataataaagaaataaataaaaaaaaaaataaaaaataaaaaaataaaaaaaaaaaaaaaattttttgtgtTAAAAAGTGTATCTAtttttagataaaaaaaaaaaaaaaaaaaaaaaaaattttaaaaaattaaaataatatcttaCAATTTTGAATTCTTCCACCTTGTTTGGTAAGATATCCAGTGTGCAATACTTGATCATctataaaactattattattactattatttccactattactattattattattattattattattattattattattattattattattattattttttatattaccaTCACTTCCACCACTATTGTTAGCAGGTTTAACAATAAGGGTAGTACCAACACTTGTCATACTATTTTTTGTATGAAAGTAGTGATactattgatttaatataaattgattgtaatgtttttttttttaaaattttttttttttttgttttttttcttcttttttttttttcttttttttattaattcttttggGTGGTGCAAATCGTCGCTCTCgttatctaaaaaaaaaaaaaaaaaaaaaaaaaaaaaatcttttttttttcataaaaattttatttttttaattttaatttttttttttttggtgattttttttggataaaataaattaaaaaaatttaatctaCAGTTGTTTCCGTTTCcatatattttgaaaattattaataatcactttttatatattttttaaacaccaattttttttttttttttttttttttttttttaattttttttatttcatttttttatttcccaaaaaagaattttttattaatttattaatttatttatttatttttcttttttaaatgatggggtgaaatttaatacaaattgaatcaaaatgggggttggtttttttttttaaaatttttttttttttttttttgatttttatttttttattttttaatttcttttatttattcatataaattttaatattaaaattaaaatatgaaattaaattatttaatttctatattattatttttaataataaattattcatCATTTGTAAGTAGtataaacatttttaaagataTCAATATAATCTATGATCATTTAAAGGATGACATAAAAGAGATTATTGTTGATGCAACTACAACAGTGAATCATGTAGAATACTTTATTGATATAGTGAATAGCAATGGATACCCATGTGAGCATCATTCAGTTATAACAGAAGATGGTTATATATTGGGTGTATTTAGAATTCCATATTCTTATAACAATAATCAAAatcttaataataaaactagaCAACCAATTCTATTGCAACATGGTTTATTAGACTCATCGATAACATGGATAGTTAATAATGCAAATCAATCACTACCATTCATATTATCAGATATGGGATACGATGTATGGATGGGTAATAACCGTGGTAATACATTTAGTATCAATCATACTAGATTGGATGTAAAGAGTAGAGAATTTTGGGAATTCTCATTCGATGATATGGGTTGGTACGATCTACCATCAATGGTTGATTATATCATTCAAGTTAGTGGTGTCGATGAAATTGGTTATGTGGGTCATAGTGAAGGTACAATGCAAGCCTGGATATCCTATTCAGAGATCAAAGGTTTCGATAAGAAAGTGCCAATTTACATGGGACTTGGTCCGGTTGGTAATGTCTCCCACATTACAAATGTTGCATTAAAGACAATGGCCACCTTTAGAATTGATGATCTCTTTAGAATTTTCGGAACCAAACAATTCTTACCATCTCCAAAATTATTACGTGGAATTTTCATTAGTTTCTGTATTGATTGCCCTTTATGTTGTGAAGATGTAGTAGAATGGTTATGTGGTCCACATAAAGGTGCCTTCAATCAATCAAGAATGCCATTTGTAAGTGGTAATGAACCTGGTGGTACTGTaagttgattttattttattttttcaataaattataattaataaataaacaattaactaattattttaaaaaagtcaCTTAGAAATATGGTCCATTTCACTCAATTAGTAAATTCaaaacaatttcaacattaTGATTATGGAGttattggtaatttattaCATTATGGTCATGAAAAACCACCATTAATTAATGTTGAAAATATACCACCAACTGTAAAGATTGCATTATTCTCTGGTACAAAGGATGAATTGGCAGACACAATAGATGTAAAGCAATTAGTATCACTCTTACCTCCTGAAACAATACTCTCTTGGGacataattgaaaattatgcTCATTTAGATTTTGTTTGGGCAATAGATGCTAATATTTTAGTTTAtccaaaaattttaaattttttcaataatttctttaatcaatcaaaatCATAATTTTAAGGagagggaaaaaaaaaaagaaaaaaaaaaaaaaaaaaaaattaaagaaatcgTATGATATTTTCATATGATATGTATATAGTGTATAAAATgtaatctaaaaaaaaaggtgtactattattattatttgttgttttttttttttttattgtttaatatatttcaaaactttatttttttttttataaattgatttatttaataattcttttttttttttttttttgtgtgtatACATTTTAATCACTCGTAATATTATATTACTATAttctatatttttaaatatttaatttagtttttcTTGACTAAAAGTTCTTTTTGGAGTAATTCTGAATTTAAAATGACTAAAGTTTTTTGTAtggattttttatattttaaaataaaaaggagtgttaataatattatatttgaGTGTGATGTGGCGTTAtattatgataataataaataataaatttgtgaTAATTACTGGTTGATGATTCTTTGCCATTTTGGTACATGACAGTATTTGAAATGAAACCTTCTCTATTTTTAGCAGCAGCTCTGAATGGTTCTTTTAAACAATTACGGACATGAGTACCGCAAATGTTAGCGTATTGTAAATAAGTGATACCAGCAGCTCTCCAATATTGACCAGCCATTTCTTTGATTGATTTTGTATGTGTGtgaaatttattgatttgaaaaaaaaaaaaaaaattttgaaaaaattgaaaaaaaaaaaaaattaaaaaaaaataaaaaaataaaaaaaaataaaaaaaaaattaaaaaaacaaaaaaaaactttcgAAAAAGGTAATACGAAAACAATG comes from Dictyostelium discoideum AX4 chromosome 2 chromosome, whole genome shotgun sequence and encodes:
- a CDS encoding carboxylic ester hydrolase, with product MKLNYLISILLFLIINYSSFVSSINIFKDINIIYDHLKDDIKEIIVDATTTVNHVEYFIDIVNSNGYPCEHHSVITEDGYILGVFRIPYSYNNNQNLNNKTRQPILLQHGLLDSSITWIVNNANQSLPFILSDMGYDVWMGNNRGNTFSINHTRLDVKSREFWEFSFDDMGWYDLPSMVDYIIQVSGVDEIGYVGHSEGTMQAWISYSEIKGFDKKVPIYMGLGPVGNVSHITNVALKTMATFRIDDLFRIFGTKQFLPSPKLLRGIFISFCIDCPLCCEDVVEWLCGPHKGAFNQSRMPFVSGNEPGGTSLRNMVHFTQLVNSKQFQHYDYGVIGNLLHYGHEKPPLINVENIPPTVKIALFSGTKDELADTIDVKQLVSLLPPETILSWDIIENYAHLDFVWAIDANILVYPKILNFFNNFFNQSKS
- the atp5e gene encoding ATP synthase epsilon chain, mitochondrial, with the translated sequence MAGQYWRAAGITYLQYANICGTHVRNCLKEPFRAAAKNREGFISNTVMYQNGKESSTIILNSELLQKELLVKKN